In the genome of Sardina pilchardus chromosome 17, fSarPil1.1, whole genome shotgun sequence, the window TCTAGATGAGACTATACTTGTATATAAAACTACACTTCATGTTAAAGATGATCAGAAAGGTGAAATGATAAAGGCCTTTTAGGTTTTGAGCTTTGTTTTTCAGTGTCAGAAAAGACTGTGAAGGGAAATTATGATTGGCTACACAAATGTGTCTCTGTATTTGTGATAAATCATGCCTGCTTTGGCGCCAATGCACACTTCAGGTTACTTTTGATCCCACTACTCTCCAACTTATACACGGTGTTGCACCAGAGGTCAGGTGTTGTTTTTCTCGTTGATATTTCAGTTACTTTAAAGGTCTCGTATGAAGGAATAAGCACCTCTTCCTGAGCTGGATTGGCAGAATAATCTTCGATGTATGCACCATGGCATGTTGTGATTTCAAAACACGACACAGCTCCAAAGCCCTTAGCCACTTTCTGGTCaatggaggaggatgagaaagagCCAAATCGAATCTCTTTGTTCTGAACATCTTTTACAAATTCAAACCCGTTTCCACGATATGTTAATCTGCATTGAGttcctctctgcttctctctatccttcagAACTTGTACTGCACGTGTTAACAAAAAGTGAAGAGAATACCAGTGATATGTCTTtcgtgtgtattgtgtttttcCACCACGAGTGGCACGATTAAAATCTTTATATATCGGTGGGTCAAGTAGAGTATAAACGTACAAGGCAATGCAGTAATTAATTTCTCCCAAATCATTTCCTTTCTTATTACTGGAGCACCACTTCTCTCCTTTACTCCAAGCTGCATTGAAGTCCTTTGTAGTCTTACGTTCTTTTTCTAGATATGTGTTCTCCACCAACTGTGACATTTTCTTTGTGCAGCTCAGGTACTGATCATCAACAGACATCTCTGCCATGTCCAGTGTTGCCGGTGCTCTGGCCTCTCTTGGGAATAgctgtacacagacacatacagtaccatcaTCTCAAAGATACGGATACATAATCATGTGTTTGCAAGTGACTGATGGTGAAGTTACCTGTCCACAGGTAGCTCCAAATGTCAGGATAAGAATCAGCACAGCAAAGGTCATCATTCTGCCTAAATGTAAATAAAGCaagatgtttaaaaaaaacgaCCACAGCTGGTAAAACAGCTGTCTCGAGCTTATactgtaaccagagggttgccggttcgatccccgaccagtccagggctgaagtgcccttgagcaaggcacctaacccctcactatttattatagtatatatatactgtgtatatacagtatatatatatgtactatATATAGTTTAGATACTTGactaaaattcattttattgacaATTTCAACCTTTCCTGGAATCGCAGGGAATATTTCCAAATAGCACAGAGCTGAATTGGAGGGACCAAGATCTTAACTGAAaactatcacctctctctcctgcactcaaCATTTTGTCTGCCAACCTTGAGCCGAGCCTCTGATAAGCGCTCAGTAGAACAAGTTGATGACATCAACAACTCGGCTAAACTCAAAACACTCAAGCTGCACAAGCTGAAACAGAGATATGCTGAACAACCACTGCTGTGGGGCCCTCTGGTAATCACACTGAGTTGCAGACCTTGGGAAAACATGAACAACCTGCTCAAAAAAAAGCCCAGCAATGTCCACTGGACATGATACGGAGGTTGCTGCTGAAATGAGTCAAAGTCAATTACTGGCGTCAAACTCCCCTGAATCTTAGCAAACAAATGCATGTAATAGGCATGAGGAGATAGCACCCATCAAGGTGTCAGAAGCAATGTTGCAACACTGGCACGTGGCCCccgaggtgcgttcaagttcacgaacataggcgaacgtttgcgaacgcTCGCAAACattattccgttagccttgagttttttgCCGAACATGTTCACTGCCAATGtctgccactgtttgccaaatttgaacgcacctctgatcTACTGCCaatac includes:
- the LOC134061674 gene encoding erythroblast NAD(P)(+)--arginine ADP-ribosyltransferase-like; this encodes MMTFAVLILILTFGATCGQLFPREARAPATLDMAEMSVDDQYLSCTKKMSQLVENTYLEKERKTTKDFNAAWSKGEKWCSSNKKGNDLGEINYCIALYVYTLLDPPIYKDFNRATRGGKTQYTRKTYHWYSLHFLLTRAVQVLKDREKQRGTQCRLTYRGNGFEFVKDVQNKEIRFGSFSSSSIDQKVAKGFGAVSCFEITTCHGAYIEDYSANPAQEEVLIPSYETFKVTEISTRKTTPDLWCNTVYKLESSGIKSNLKCALAPKQA